A stretch of the Oenococcus sp. UCMA 16435 genome encodes the following:
- a CDS encoding beta(1,3)galactosyltransferase EpsH codes for MIFIILGSQKFQFNRLLKYIDEFLESGEIRDKVFAQIGHSDYEPQKYPFERFMSKNDFDQKIYESSIIITHAGTGSIISSIKKGKKVIAMPRLSKYGEHIDDHQKQIVSNFVNNKYILSANDKSSLLDSINLVRKFNFKQFISNNNKYIETIEDFLS; via the coding sequence ATGATTTTTATTATTTTAGGATCTCAAAAATTTCAATTCAATCGCCTTTTAAAATATATTGACGAATTTTTAGAATCAGGGGAAATTAGAGATAAAGTCTTTGCCCAAATTGGTCATAGTGATTATGAACCTCAAAAATATCCTTTTGAAAGATTTATGAGTAAGAATGATTTTGATCAGAAGATTTATGAATCAAGTATAATCATTACTCATGCTGGGACTGGTTCAATAATATCATCAATTAAAAAAGGTAAAAAAGTTATTGCTATGCCGAGATTAAGCAAATATGGGGAACACATAGATGATCATCAAAAACAAATTGTAAGTAACTTTGTTAATAATAAATACATTTTAAGTGCGAATGACAAATCTTCCTTACTTGATTCAATCAATCTAGTAAGAAAATTTAATTTTAAACAATTTATCTCTAATAACAATAAATATATTGAAACAATAGAGGATTTTTTAAGTTGA
- a CDS encoding polysaccharide biosynthesis protein, with the protein MSCMENKKKILLVSSSGGHFEQLLMLKKLNNKFNIKFVTEKVPYAVGNDDKILFVPQINRRDIFFIFKIIFGMLRAIGIIVHEKPICIISTGAMASFPFLFIGKIMGKKIIFIESYAKSDSPTLTGKLVYKFADLFIVQWENMKTFYPKSVYLGSIY; encoded by the coding sequence ATGAGTTGTATGGAAAATAAAAAGAAAATATTGCTGGTTTCATCATCTGGTGGACATTTTGAACAGTTGTTAATGTTAAAGAAACTTAATAATAAATTTAATATTAAGTTTGTTACTGAAAAGGTTCCTTATGCTGTTGGTAATGATGATAAAATTTTATTTGTTCCCCAGATCAATAGAAGAGATATTTTCTTCATATTCAAGATAATTTTTGGAATGTTAAGAGCAATTGGGATAATTGTTCACGAGAAACCCATTTGCATTATTTCTACTGGCGCTATGGCTTCTTTTCCATTTCTCTTCATTGGCAAAATAATGGGTAAGAAAATTATTTTTATTGAGAGCTATGCAAAAAGTGATTCCCCAACATTAACTGGGAAACTGGTTTACAAGTTTGCCGATTTATTTATTGTTCAATGGGAAAATATGAAAACTTTTTATCCCAAATCCGTATACTTGGGTTCGATTTATTAA
- a CDS encoding glycosyltransferase family 4 protein, which produces MKKKKLEMLMISNLYPSSDFPEYGTFVFNFCSEMKQRGWRIKIITYKKSKGSLAVKFFNYFIFFLKAWLSITFNKSDIVYIHYASHSSIPLFFSRRPSKLVVNVHGSDIVPNTKIQKLLNFFSKSALKKANLIVAPSSYFSTIVKDKYGISENKIFVSPSGGVDKKFFVDHKLYNSHHLTFGFVGRIEKVKGWETFIKAIKISNLKCINFIFVGGGSQENELAMEAKELTGYQISILGPLGHAKLANLYRKLDWLIFPSERESLGLVGLEAMASGTPVVASSIGGILSYAKDGYNSLLFEPNNPQLLADLLIKASRFRKEEWEIFSNNSQQTSCSYEQNHVAESLDDKLIDLYYEK; this is translated from the coding sequence TTGAAAAAGAAAAAACTTGAAATGTTGATGATTTCAAATCTTTATCCATCTTCTGATTTTCCTGAATATGGTACTTTTGTCTTTAATTTTTGCTCTGAGATGAAACAAAGAGGATGGCGAATAAAAATAATAACTTATAAAAAAAGTAAAGGAAGTTTAGCTGTTAAATTTTTTAATTATTTCATCTTCTTTCTTAAAGCATGGCTTTCAATAACTTTTAATAAATCCGATATTGTTTATATTCATTATGCTTCGCATAGTTCTATTCCGCTTTTTTTTAGTCGAAGACCTTCCAAACTAGTCGTCAATGTACATGGGAGTGATATTGTTCCAAATACGAAAATACAAAAGCTATTGAACTTTTTCTCCAAGTCCGCCTTAAAAAAAGCGAACTTGATTGTCGCTCCGTCTTCATATTTTTCAACAATAGTAAAGGATAAATATGGAATTTCGGAAAACAAAATTTTTGTTTCTCCGTCTGGAGGAGTAGACAAAAAGTTTTTTGTTGATCACAAACTTTACAATAGCCATCACTTAACATTTGGTTTTGTTGGTCGAATAGAGAAAGTAAAGGGATGGGAAACGTTTATAAAGGCTATAAAAATTAGTAATTTAAAATGCATAAACTTTATTTTTGTTGGGGGAGGATCTCAAGAAAATGAATTGGCTATGGAAGCTAAGGAATTGACAGGATATCAAATTTCGATTCTTGGCCCATTGGGACATGCTAAATTAGCTAATTTATATAGAAAATTAGACTGGCTTATTTTTCCCAGTGAAAGAGAAAGCTTGGGTTTGGTTGGATTGGAAGCAATGGCTTCCGGAACTCCCGTTGTAGCGAGTTCAATAGGTGGGATACTGTCCTATGCCAAGGACGGTTATAATTCTCTTTTATTTGAACCTAATAATCCTCAGTTATTAGCTGATCTACTTATAAAAGCAAGTAGATTTCGGAAAGAAGAATGGGAGATTTTTTCCAATAATTCGCAACAAACATCTTGTTCATATGAACAGAATCATGTTGCAGAATCTCTTGATGATAAAT
- a CDS encoding capsular biosynthesis protein — translation MDTTISYQRLWELFKKNFFFMLFSALIFAIVAFAICKFVIAPKYQSTAAILVNRSQDDTATTALSDEQADVQLIYTYKDLITRPVILNKVAKELKSTYPSLTSTSLTKMITVSSTTNSQIFSIAVRSTSSQEAKEIANTTASVFKNEAVSLMGKSISNVTVVSSGIINNTPVFPNTKLFSLAGFLIGGFLAVAYVLIRELSDNTYRETDYIGQLGFNNLGTVNYAAFHKRRK, via the coding sequence ATGGATACAACGATTTCTTATCAACGCCTTTGGGAACTGTTTAAGAAGAACTTTTTCTTTATGCTTTTTTCGGCACTTATTTTTGCGATTGTGGCTTTTGCAATTTGCAAATTTGTGATTGCACCAAAATATCAGTCGACCGCTGCCATACTGGTTAACCGCAGTCAGGATGATACGGCAACGACGGCCCTGAGCGATGAACAGGCCGATGTTCAACTTATTTATACCTATAAGGATCTTATTACTCGCCCGGTAATTTTAAATAAAGTTGCCAAAGAACTGAAATCGACTTATCCAAGTTTAACCTCAACCTCTTTAACAAAAATGATCACTGTTTCCAGCACGACTAATTCCCAAATCTTTTCAATTGCTGTTCGCTCGACCAGTTCACAAGAAGCTAAAGAGATTGCTAATACGACTGCTTCGGTTTTCAAAAATGAAGCTGTTAGCTTAATGGGCAAATCAATTTCTAACGTAACGGTTGTTTCTAGTGGGATTATAAACAACACCCCGGTTTTTCCAAATACTAAGTTGTTCTCTTTGGCTGGCTTTCTTATTGGCGGCTTTTTGGCAGTTGCTTATGTCTTAATTAGGGAACTTTCCGACAATACTTATCGCGAAACTGACTATATCGGTCAGCTTGGTTTTAATAATCTTGGGACTGTTAATTATGCAGCCTTTCATAAAAGGAGAAAGTAA
- a CDS encoding polysaccharide biosynthesis tyrosine autokinase, whose product MFSKKNPQKLSTNDLRSSRYGIPLVTVQDPQDVVAEQFRVLRANIDFAAASLKSFKTVLFTSAEMSDGKSTVAQNLAVAWAQNGKRVLLLDADLRRPTVHKTFSISNERGLTTVLAMHDQPASLINSTEVPNLYAMASGPMPPNPSELLSSDKMLKVITWMQEQFEMVVIDSTPLLLVPDAQALIPRSDGVVLTAMLGKTKRKSMASAAHILKLAKANVLGVVSRDPQRADRGYGYGYRYGYTSTNAMTTEDIPKDTSNHSALVKTKVQPTSSTNTEQLKQEEPVRKPSPSSKIQAAKTAHIFDKETVAEAPKASQVKNPKPSWSSFSYTSGESEKSETSKHTDKPGPNNTQEIPLVDIHAHLLPRSDDGSDSMTTSLQLAKEAVREGIHTIIATPNQMDGRYINDADKVLSDVEDFNGVLKRSQIDLKILPGQEIRLSDQFLTAFDQGRLLTLANSKKYMLIELPNNSIPEIINQVISKLREHAITVIIAHPERNLSFLNDPKELNRLARQGALFQVTSSSINGFFGKQIADFSLTMLRRGFVTTIASETHGITSDQHYHLADAYSIAAKLIGGGKANIIKQNAVRIVNGEPVDGTTIQEF is encoded by the coding sequence ATGTTTTCAAAGAAAAATCCTCAAAAATTATCAACAAACGATTTAAGGTCTTCTCGTTATGGAATTCCCTTGGTTACTGTTCAGGACCCACAAGATGTTGTTGCTGAACAATTCAGGGTTCTCCGGGCCAATATTGATTTTGCGGCAGCTTCGTTGAAAAGTTTTAAAACGGTTCTTTTTACGAGTGCGGAAATGTCTGATGGTAAATCGACCGTTGCTCAAAATTTAGCAGTTGCCTGGGCTCAAAATGGTAAACGGGTTCTTTTGTTAGATGCTGATCTTCGTCGGCCAACTGTTCACAAGACTTTTTCAATCTCCAATGAGCGTGGGCTGACGACCGTTTTGGCGATGCATGATCAACCGGCTTCTTTAATCAATTCAACTGAAGTTCCCAATCTTTATGCGATGGCTTCCGGACCGATGCCGCCTAATCCTTCGGAATTATTGTCTTCTGATAAGATGCTGAAAGTTATCACCTGGATGCAGGAACAGTTCGAAATGGTTGTGATCGATTCAACGCCGCTTTTATTGGTTCCTGATGCGCAGGCGTTGATTCCGCGTTCTGACGGAGTTGTTTTAACCGCCATGCTTGGCAAAACTAAAAGAAAAAGTATGGCTTCGGCTGCTCATATCCTTAAATTAGCCAAAGCGAATGTCCTCGGGGTTGTTTCCAGGGATCCTCAGCGGGCTGACAGAGGCTATGGATATGGTTACCGCTATGGTTATACTTCTACCAACGCTATGACAACGGAAGATATTCCCAAAGACACTTCGAATCATTCTGCCCTAGTGAAAACGAAGGTTCAACCAACTAGTTCAACAAATACTGAACAATTAAAGCAGGAAGAACCCGTGAGGAAACCTTCGCCATCTTCAAAAATACAAGCTGCTAAAACAGCACATATTTTTGATAAAGAAACCGTTGCAGAAGCTCCAAAGGCATCTCAAGTAAAAAATCCTAAGCCTTCTTGGTCAAGTTTTAGTTACACAAGTGGTGAATCTGAGAAATCAGAGACTTCCAAGCATACTGACAAACCTGGACCTAACAATACTCAAGAAATTCCTTTGGTTGATATTCATGCTCATCTGCTTCCAAGATCCGATGATGGTTCTGATTCAATGACGACCTCTTTGCAATTAGCCAAGGAAGCGGTTAGAGAAGGAATTCATACAATTATTGCTACTCCCAATCAAATGGACGGCCGCTATATAAATGATGCTGATAAAGTTTTGTCGGATGTTGAAGATTTTAATGGCGTCTTAAAGAGATCCCAGATTGATCTTAAAATCCTACCGGGTCAGGAAATCCGCCTTTCTGATCAATTTCTGACAGCTTTTGATCAGGGGCGCCTCTTAACATTGGCAAACTCAAAAAAATATATGTTGATTGAATTGCCTAATAATTCCATTCCTGAAATTATTAATCAGGTGATTAGTAAATTGAGAGAACATGCTATTACGGTGATAATTGCTCACCCGGAACGTAATCTGTCCTTTTTAAATGATCCAAAAGAATTGAATCGATTGGCAAGGCAGGGAGCGTTATTTCAAGTAACCAGTTCTTCAATTAACGGTTTCTTTGGTAAACAAATTGCTGATTTTTCATTGACAATGCTGCGACGAGGATTTGTGACAACGATTGCCAGCGAGACTCATGGAATTACTAGTGATCAGCATTATCATTTAGCGGATGCTTATTCAATTGCTGCTAAATTGATTGGCGGAGGAAAGGCAAATATTATCAAACAAAATGCGGTTCGAATTGTTAATGGAGAGCCGGTTGACGGTACGACGATTCAAGAATTCTAG
- a CDS encoding sugar transferase: MDILGGCFGLILSAIPIIFLAIRIKKDGGPIFYAQERIGKNSKPFIMYKLRSMVPNADELKDTLLEKNELHGGMFKIKEDPRVTEIGRKIRHYSLDELPQFWNVVKGEMSLVGPRPCLKRELTQYSEHDKQRLLVKPGISGLWQVSGRSNLDFADMIKLDLRYIEERSIKMDLKICFKTIGIVLFSEDPGAY, translated from the coding sequence ATGGACATTTTAGGTGGTTGTTTTGGCTTGATTCTCAGTGCGATTCCAATTATTTTTTTGGCAATTCGAATTAAAAAGGACGGTGGACCAATTTTTTATGCCCAGGAGCGAATTGGGAAAAACAGTAAGCCGTTTATAATGTATAAATTACGTAGTATGGTACCGAATGCCGATGAATTAAAAGATACGTTATTAGAGAAAAATGAATTGCATGGTGGCATGTTTAAAATCAAAGAGGATCCGCGGGTGACAGAAATTGGCCGAAAAATCCGTCATTATTCCTTGGATGAATTGCCACAATTCTGGAATGTTGTTAAGGGCGAAATGTCCTTAGTTGGACCGCGTCCATGTCTTAAAAGGGAATTAACTCAATACTCGGAACATGATAAGCAGCGTTTGTTGGTTAAGCCAGGAATTTCTGGGCTTTGGCAGGTATCCGGCAGGTCGAATCTTGATTTTGCCGATATGATCAAATTGGATTTGCGATACATAGAAGAACGATCAATTAAAATGGACTTAAAAATCTGTTTTAAGACGATTGGGATAGTGCTGTTTAGTGAAGATCCGGGAGCTTATTAG